Proteins encoded together in one Solanum lycopersicum chromosome 7, SLM_r2.1 window:
- the LOC101256397 gene encoding uncharacterized protein has product MTKKMNSLEQSIRDMQGLGGHKGISFNDLCMFSHVHLPAGFKTPKFEKYDGHGDPIAHIKRYFNQLRGAEGKEELLMAYFGESLVGIASEWFIDQDITNWHTWDDLARCFVQQFQYNIDIVPDRSLLANMRKKTMENFREYAIRWREQAARVKPPMKKSEMIDVFIQAQEPDYFHYLLSAIGKTFAEVIKVGEMVENGIKSGKIVSQAALKATTQVLQNGSGNIGGKKRREDVATVVFSA; this is encoded by the coding sequence ATGACTAAGAAAATGAACAGTTTGGAACAAAGTATAAGAGATATGCAAGGACTAGGAGGCCACAAAGGCATCTCGTTCAATGACTTGTGTATGTTTTCTCATGTCCACTTGCCTGCTGGTTTTAAAACtccaaagtttgaaaaatatgatggtCACGGAGACCCCATAGCTCATATAAAGAGATATTTCAACCAATTGAGGGGTGCAGAGGGCAAAGAAGAGTTACTTATGGCCTATTTTGGGGAAAGCTTAGTAGGGATTGCATCTGAATGGTTCATAGATCAGGATATCACCAACTGGCACACATGGGATGATTTGGCTCGATGTTTTGTACAGCAATTCcaatataatattgacattGTTCCAGATCGCTCCTTGTTAGCCAACATGAGAAAAAAGACCATGGAAAATTTTCGTGAATATGCTATCAGATGGAGGGAACAAGCTGCTAGGGTTAAACCACCGATGAAGAAGTCAGAGATGATTGACGTTTTTATCCAGGcgcaagaacctgattacttTCACTATCTGCTTTCTGCCATAGGGAAGACATTCGCTGAAGTTATTAAGGTAGGAGAAATGGTGGAAAATGGCATCAAGTCTGGAAAGATTGTAAGTCAAGCTGCCTTAAAAGCCACAACACAAGTGCTTCAAAATGGTTCTGGAAATATTGGAGGGAAGAAGAGAAGGGAGGATGTGGCCACTGTTGTATTCAGCGCCTAG